The Populus trichocarpa isolate Nisqually-1 chromosome 2, P.trichocarpa_v4.1, whole genome shotgun sequence genome has a window encoding:
- the LOC7471153 gene encoding xyloglucan endotransglucosylase/hydrolase protein 2, producing the protein MNCRILATMDFCLPCFLAFLLMGGVLARRNGGDASFDQNYDITWGYDHVKSLDEGRQIQLSLDHSSGSGFGSKLGFGSGFINMRIKLPGKDSAGVVTAFYLTSHSNNHDELDFEFLGNREEKPITLQTNVFANGRGNREQRMHLWFDPAADFHSYKILWNQYQIVFYVDDTPIRVFKNHTNIGVSYPSQPMQIEASLWNGESWATDGGHTKINWSHAPFQAHFQGFDINGCSDHQRQPNVQPCYSTSYWWNTRKYWTLDSARQRAYENVRKKYLTYDYCSDRPRYPTPPPECPQ; encoded by the exons ATGAATTGCAGAATTCTAGCTACAATGGATTTTTGTCTCCCTTGTTTCCTTGCATTTCTCCTCATGGGAGGGGTGCTTGCAAGGAGAAATGGAGGCGATGCTAGCTTTGATCAGAATTATGATATCACTTGGGGATATGATCATGTCAAATCCCTTGATGAAGGAAGACAGATTCAGCTCTCGTTAGATCATTCTTCTG GTTCTGGATTTGGTTCCAAGCTAGGATTTGGTTCAGGATTCATTAACATGAGGATAAAGCTACCAGGAAAGGATTCTGCAGGAGTTGTCACGGCATTCTAT CTAACTTCACACAGTAACAATCACGATGAGCTCGACTTTGAGTTCCTGGGCAACAGGGAAGAGAAGCCTATCACACTACAGACAAATGTGTTTGCAAATGGTCGAGGGAATAGAGAGCAAAGGATGCATCTTTGGTTCGACCCAGCTGCTGACTTCCACTCTTACAAAATCTTGTGGAACCAATATCAGATTGT ATTTTATGTGGATGATACTCCCATAAGAGTGTTCAAGAACCACACGAATATTGGAGTCAGCTACCCTTCACAGCCAATGCAAATAGAGGCAAGCTTGTGGAATGGAGAAAGCTGGGCAACAGACGGAGGCCATACAAAGATTAATTGGAGCCATGCACCATTTCAAGCTCATTTCCAAGGATTTGACATTAATGGCTGCTCAGATCATCAACGACAACCAAACGTTCAGCCATGTTATTCGACCAGCTACTGGTGGAATACCCGAAAGTACTGGACACTGGACTCTGCCCGACAAAGGGCATATGAGAATGTCAGGAAGAAGTATTTGACTTATGACTATTGTTCTGATAGGCCCAGGTACCCTACACCTCCCCCAGAGTGCCCTCAATAA
- the LOC7471150 gene encoding protein XRI1 isoform X1, with protein MDYNNDNGNGERWGWQGEDYCFQKDAGAVDVSQRLWNEVTLNGEDLSYMLDETTPVKACADLAYHVNHDDNMNKEPEERRETCFQFKRRRLQFDTHLADSPFCDEDLTSVFLKSNETEESLEEVFPQASQWDSGYQDMSASCYNGLDPSSDPWIADCFNDSGMHFSPNDMNFPGASDIQIDISDFCNDPPEFEASTVQKCVPRTPRNVVFKGTKSFIQTPTKLATSVAYPFAFIKPCGVHGDVTLNEINQRIRTPPPSKSKQKDEDPVVYPMSAFSGKPVVGKTKIRTEGGKGSITIMRTKG; from the exons ATGGATTATAACAATGACAA TGGAAATGGTGAACGTTGGGGTTGGCAAGGTGAGGATTACTGTTTCCAAAAAGATGCTGGTGCTG TAGACGTTTCTCAACGTTTATGGAATGAAGTGACTCTGAATGGCGAGGATCTTTCCTACATGCTTGATGAAACAACTCCGGTTAAGGCTTGTGCGGATTTGGCTTACCATGTTAATCATGATG ATAACATGAACAAGGAACCAGAAGAACGGAGGGAGACTTGTTTCCAATTTAAAAGACGTCGGCTACAGTTTGACACTCATTTAGCAGATTCCCCCTTTTGTGATGAAGATTTAActtctgtatttttaaaatcaaat GAGACAGAAGAGTCACTTGAAGAAGTTTTCCCTCAAGCATCACAGTGGGATTCTGGGTATCAAG ATATGTCTGCCTCCTGTTACAATGGTCTGGATCCGTCATCTGATCCTTGGATTGCAGACTGCTTTAATGACTCGGGGATGCATTTCAGTCCCAATGATAT GAATTTCCCTGGAGCATCTGATATCCAAATTGATATTTCAG ATTTCTGCAATGACCCGCCTGAGTTTGAAGCTAGTACGGTTCAAAAATGTGTTCCTCGAACACCTcgaaatgttgtttttaaag GTACAAAGTCCTTCATCCAGACACCCACTAAATTAGCTACTTCTGTTGCCTATCCATTTGCTTTCATCAAACCCTGCGGGGTGCATGGAGATGTTACTCTGAATGAAATAAACCAGCGGATCCGTACTCCACCACCatcaaaatcaaagcaaaagGATGAAGATCCTGTTGTTTACCCCATGTCTGCTTTCTCTGGGAAGCCTGTTGTTGGCAAAACTAAAATTCGCACAGAGGGAGGGAAAGGAAGTATTACAATAATGAGAACCAAGGGCTGA
- the LOC7471150 gene encoding protein XRI1 isoform X2, protein MDYNNDNGNGERWGWQGEDYCFQKDAGADVSQRLWNEVTLNGEDLSYMLDETTPVKACADLAYHVNHDDNMNKEPEERRETCFQFKRRRLQFDTHLADSPFCDEDLTSVFLKSNETEESLEEVFPQASQWDSGYQDMSASCYNGLDPSSDPWIADCFNDSGMHFSPNDMNFPGASDIQIDISDFCNDPPEFEASTVQKCVPRTPRNVVFKGTKSFIQTPTKLATSVAYPFAFIKPCGVHGDVTLNEINQRIRTPPPSKSKQKDEDPVVYPMSAFSGKPVVGKTKIRTEGGKGSITIMRTKG, encoded by the exons ATGGATTATAACAATGACAA TGGAAATGGTGAACGTTGGGGTTGGCAAGGTGAGGATTACTGTTTCCAAAAAGATGCTGGTGCTG ACGTTTCTCAACGTTTATGGAATGAAGTGACTCTGAATGGCGAGGATCTTTCCTACATGCTTGATGAAACAACTCCGGTTAAGGCTTGTGCGGATTTGGCTTACCATGTTAATCATGATG ATAACATGAACAAGGAACCAGAAGAACGGAGGGAGACTTGTTTCCAATTTAAAAGACGTCGGCTACAGTTTGACACTCATTTAGCAGATTCCCCCTTTTGTGATGAAGATTTAActtctgtatttttaaaatcaaat GAGACAGAAGAGTCACTTGAAGAAGTTTTCCCTCAAGCATCACAGTGGGATTCTGGGTATCAAG ATATGTCTGCCTCCTGTTACAATGGTCTGGATCCGTCATCTGATCCTTGGATTGCAGACTGCTTTAATGACTCGGGGATGCATTTCAGTCCCAATGATAT GAATTTCCCTGGAGCATCTGATATCCAAATTGATATTTCAG ATTTCTGCAATGACCCGCCTGAGTTTGAAGCTAGTACGGTTCAAAAATGTGTTCCTCGAACACCTcgaaatgttgtttttaaag GTACAAAGTCCTTCATCCAGACACCCACTAAATTAGCTACTTCTGTTGCCTATCCATTTGCTTTCATCAAACCCTGCGGGGTGCATGGAGATGTTACTCTGAATGAAATAAACCAGCGGATCCGTACTCCACCACCatcaaaatcaaagcaaaagGATGAAGATCCTGTTGTTTACCCCATGTCTGCTTTCTCTGGGAAGCCTGTTGTTGGCAAAACTAAAATTCGCACAGAGGGAGGGAAAGGAAGTATTACAATAATGAGAACCAAGGGCTGA